The following proteins are co-located in the Imtechella halotolerans genome:
- a CDS encoding ABC transporter ATP-binding protein: MLKVQNLTISFKSQDAYTTVVNDCSFTIHPNEIVGIVGESGSGKSVTSLALMGLLPLDKASISGSIMMGNAPLHTLSEKQWQQWRGNRISMIFQEPMSSLNPSMRCGNQITEILKLHTKLTHNSIKEEVLSLFEKVKLPDPERIFNSYPHQLSGGQKQRVMIAMAIACKPQILIADEPTTALDVTVQKEIILLLKELQQETRMSILFISHDLSLVADIAQKVLVMYQGNLVEKGNTAELFSRPKHNYTKALLASRPSADVRLKRLPTIKDFLEERSVSECITFEERLTSHQKIYSQTPLLEVRNIEKVYVSSLGILSKRHTVKAVDNVSFSMYKGETLGLVGESGCGKSTLGNTILQLDKATAGTIIYEGTDITKLKSSQIRTLRKEIQLIFQDPFASLNPRIPIGQAIMEPMQVHGLYSNNRIRKEKVMELLERVGLQTSHFGRYPHEFSGGQRQRVGIARTIALQPKLIICDESVSALDISVQAQVLNLLNELKESFDFTYLFISHDLAVVKYMSDRLMVMNKGKIEEFGESDTIYNTPKSPYTQKLIKAIPKGL, encoded by the coding sequence ATGCTCAAAGTACAAAACCTCACCATATCCTTTAAGAGTCAAGACGCTTATACAACAGTAGTTAATGATTGCTCATTCACAATACATCCCAACGAAATAGTTGGAATTGTTGGAGAATCTGGGAGTGGAAAATCAGTTACGTCATTAGCGCTCATGGGATTACTCCCTTTAGATAAAGCATCCATCTCTGGTTCCATCATGATGGGAAATGCCCCACTTCACACCCTATCTGAAAAGCAGTGGCAACAATGGAGGGGTAACAGAATCAGCATGATTTTTCAAGAACCTATGAGCTCATTGAATCCATCCATGCGTTGTGGAAATCAAATTACGGAAATCCTTAAACTTCACACCAAACTTACGCATAACTCCATAAAAGAGGAAGTATTGTCCCTGTTTGAAAAAGTGAAGCTTCCAGATCCGGAACGTATCTTCAATAGCTATCCACATCAACTATCCGGCGGGCAAAAGCAACGTGTTATGATTGCAATGGCCATTGCCTGTAAACCACAAATATTAATTGCAGATGAACCTACTACTGCACTAGATGTAACGGTTCAAAAAGAAATAATCCTTCTGCTCAAAGAATTACAACAAGAAACTCGAATGAGTATCTTATTTATATCTCACGATTTATCTCTAGTAGCTGATATTGCACAAAAGGTTTTAGTAATGTATCAAGGAAATCTTGTTGAAAAAGGGAATACTGCAGAACTATTTAGTCGGCCAAAACACAACTATACAAAAGCTCTTTTGGCTTCTCGTCCTTCAGCAGATGTTCGTTTGAAACGGCTACCTACAATTAAAGATTTTCTAGAAGAAAGATCAGTTTCAGAATGTATTACATTTGAAGAACGCCTTACAAGTCATCAAAAAATATATTCACAAACACCATTACTTGAGGTACGTAACATTGAAAAAGTATATGTTTCATCTCTTGGGATTTTAAGTAAACGACATACTGTTAAGGCAGTTGATAATGTATCCTTCTCTATGTATAAAGGAGAAACGTTGGGGCTAGTTGGAGAAAGTGGTTGTGGAAAATCAACTCTTGGAAACACTATTTTACAATTAGATAAAGCGACTGCTGGAACGATTATATACGAAGGAACGGATATTACAAAATTAAAATCATCGCAAATAAGAACATTACGTAAAGAAATTCAACTTATTTTTCAAGATCCATTTGCATCGTTAAATCCAAGAATACCAATTGGCCAAGCGATAATGGAACCAATGCAAGTACATGGATTATATTCAAATAATAGGATTCGTAAGGAAAAAGTTATGGAATTACTGGAGCGTGTGGGTTTGCAGACTTCACATTTTGGTCGGTATCCCCATGAATTTTCTGGTGGTCAACGACAAAGAGTAGGAATAGCTCGTACCATAGCATTACAACCCAAACTAATTATTTGTGATGAGTCTGTGTCAGCATTAGATATATCCGTACAAGCCCAAGTATTAAATTTACTCAATGAATTAAAAGAAAGTTTTGACTTTACATACCTTTTTATATCACATGATTTGGCCGTAGTAAAATACATGAGTGATCGACTCATGGTGATGAATAAAGGTAAAATTGAAGAATTTGGGGAATCGGACACTATATATAATACACCGAAAAGCCCCTATACACAAAAATTAATAAAAGCAATCCCGAAAGGTTTATAA
- a CDS encoding 3'-5' exonuclease yields MLLKINLENILFLDIETVPEHENYTALSQEMQDLWDTKSKYQRKDEFTPEEFYSNAGIWAEFGKIICISVGYFDSKSGKRRFRVTSFYGDENSLLHSFSNLLETYFNQPYHLLCAHNGKEFDFPFIARRMIINRIPLPNKLNLFGKKPWEIPHLDTLELWKFGDYKNYTSLKLLTQILGIPSPKDDIDGSKVRDTYYLEKDIDRIITYCEKDTISVAQILLRLRNEPLLEKEEILHI; encoded by the coding sequence ATGCTCTTAAAAATTAATCTTGAAAACATATTATTTTTAGATATTGAAACTGTTCCAGAACATGAAAACTATACAGCACTTTCACAAGAGATGCAAGATTTATGGGACACCAAATCAAAATATCAACGTAAAGACGAATTCACACCAGAAGAGTTTTATAGCAATGCCGGCATTTGGGCTGAATTTGGAAAAATAATTTGTATTTCAGTAGGTTATTTCGATTCAAAAAGTGGAAAAAGAAGGTTTAGAGTAACATCCTTTTATGGTGATGAAAATTCTCTTTTACATTCCTTTTCCAACTTACTGGAGACTTATTTCAATCAACCTTACCATCTTTTATGTGCACATAACGGAAAGGAATTTGACTTCCCTTTCATTGCAAGACGAATGATAATAAACAGAATTCCACTACCAAACAAACTTAATCTCTTTGGAAAAAAACCATGGGAGATACCACATCTAGACACTCTAGAGTTATGGAAATTTGGAGATTATAAAAATTATACATCCTTAAAGTTACTTACTCAGATATTAGGTATTCCCTCTCCTAAAGATGATATTGATGGAAGTAAAGTACGTGACACTTATTACCTAGAGAAAGATATTGATAGAATTATAACCTATTGCGAAAAAGACACTATTTCGGTTGCTCAAATCCTATTACGTTTACGTAATGAACCCCTATTAGAAAAAGAAGAAATATTGCATATTTGA
- a CDS encoding serine hydrolase domain-containing protein yields the protein MNFIKKLLKWVVILLATIVIVLYITDTDYLIKAVRTIYLKGETTAYLEDYKHFDNQVLEIGTPEPWPLHKSYNSVNETEKLMKTHEDLGSVAYVIIKNDSVWFENYYDGFNKTSKSNSFSMAKSYVSALLGKAIMEGYITGLDQPVCDFIPEFCEGMAKKMTVGDLSSMSSGTNWDEAYYSPLSITTRAYFDDDLSSVVTGLKVVEEPGQAFKYASGDTQMLAMVIERATGKKLYQYLTDSFWKPLGSENQALWQVDSKEHDMVKAYCCIAGNAKDFARMGKLYKDHGKWNGKQLLDSTFIAKSVTPRFKESPEYGYGWWMKDQGDKHFFMMRGHLGQYVLVEPNDNIIIVRLGHQKSEDAGVGQFSNDITVYIEEAYKMMGDALKN from the coding sequence ATGAATTTTATAAAAAAACTACTGAAATGGGTTGTTATTCTGCTAGCAACTATCGTAATTGTACTTTATATAACCGACACTGATTATCTTATAAAGGCAGTCCGAACTATCTATTTAAAAGGAGAAACTACTGCATATCTTGAAGATTACAAGCATTTTGACAACCAAGTTTTAGAAATTGGAACTCCAGAACCATGGCCTCTACACAAATCATATAATTCAGTCAATGAAACCGAAAAGCTGATGAAAACGCATGAAGATTTAGGCTCAGTGGCTTATGTAATTATTAAAAATGACAGCGTTTGGTTTGAAAATTATTATGATGGATTTAATAAAACTAGCAAATCCAACTCTTTTTCAATGGCTAAAAGTTATGTGTCTGCTTTACTAGGCAAAGCAATAATGGAGGGATATATTACTGGGCTAGACCAACCTGTATGTGATTTTATTCCTGAGTTTTGTGAAGGTATGGCAAAAAAAATGACTGTCGGAGATCTTTCAAGCATGTCTTCTGGGACAAACTGGGATGAAGCTTACTACTCCCCTCTTTCTATTACCACTCGCGCTTACTTTGATGATGACTTAAGCAGTGTTGTAACTGGTCTAAAAGTAGTCGAAGAACCTGGTCAAGCATTCAAATATGCTAGTGGAGATACCCAAATGCTTGCTATGGTTATTGAACGTGCAACTGGGAAAAAACTCTATCAGTATTTAACTGACAGTTTTTGGAAGCCATTAGGAAGTGAAAACCAAGCCTTATGGCAAGTAGATAGCAAAGAGCACGATATGGTAAAAGCCTATTGTTGTATTGCGGGTAATGCCAAAGATTTTGCGCGAATGGGGAAATTATATAAAGATCACGGCAAATGGAATGGAAAGCAACTACTTGACTCAACTTTTATTGCTAAATCTGTCACCCCTCGATTTAAAGAAAGTCCAGAATACGGTTATGGATGGTGGATGAAGGATCAAGGAGACAAGCACTTTTTTATGATGCGTGGACACTTAGGTCAATATGTCCTTGTGGAACCTAATGATAATATTATTATTGTTCGCTTAGGCCATCAGAAATCAGAAGATGCTGGAGTTGGTCAATTTTCAAATGACATTACAGTATATATTGAAGAAGCCTATAAAATGATGGGTGATGCTCTTAAAAATTAA
- a CDS encoding methylated-DNA--[protein]-cysteine S-methyltransferase, whose translation MNNYLETNINTPIGITCIKGSNDGIISISVIEDGIVSVNHPKELQLAVDQLGEYFLGERTIFTFPIIPEGTPFQQEVWKALRNIPYGTTTSYLELSRTLGDEKAIRAVASANGKNPLWIVIPCHRVIGKDGSLTGYAGGLWRKRWLLEHENPPFQQSLF comes from the coding sequence ATGAATAATTATCTAGAGACCAATATAAATACTCCTATTGGAATTACCTGTATAAAAGGTTCAAATGATGGTATTATTTCTATTAGTGTAATAGAAGATGGAATAGTTTCTGTCAACCATCCAAAAGAACTACAACTTGCAGTGGATCAACTAGGTGAATATTTTTTAGGAGAACGAACCATATTCACATTCCCTATAATTCCTGAAGGCACACCCTTTCAACAAGAAGTTTGGAAGGCATTACGCAACATTCCTTATGGCACTACCACCTCCTATCTTGAACTAAGCAGAACCCTAGGTGATGAAAAAGCAATCCGTGCGGTGGCATCAGCAAATGGAAAAAATCCATTATGGATAGTCATTCCTTGTCACAGAGTTATTGGGAAGGACGGTTCTCTAACGGGTTATGCTGGAGGTCTTTGGCGAAAACGATGGCTATTAGAACATGAAAATCCTCCTTTTCAACAATCCTTATTTTGA
- a CDS encoding CNNM domain-containing protein, protein MATLLAFLFLSVLFSFICSVLEAVLLSVTPTFINLEKKNNKKYAAKLEALKNDIDMPLIAILTFNTLAHTVGAIGVGASAEQAFGNGSHIVALVSSITTILILVVSEIIPKTIGATYWKQLAGISTTFLQIIIFPLKWTGIIWLLRLITRLVGGKNAHGSLFSREEFGTMTDIAHEEGVFEESESKIIKNLLRFNEVEAKHIMTPRTVMKIASEEETIGNFFEHNRNLTFSRIPVYKDEEDNITGLVLKDDVLEAMINGRGNDPLSTIKRAILVTRRSIPIPELFEMLISEKNHLALVVDEYGSINGIVTMEDIIETLLGIEILDEKDSVADLQVLARNNWEKRATRMGILRDDNE, encoded by the coding sequence ATGGCAACCTTACTCGCATTCCTATTTCTTTCTGTTCTTTTCTCATTTATTTGTTCTGTATTAGAGGCTGTTTTGTTAAGTGTCACACCCACTTTTATCAACCTTGAAAAAAAGAACAATAAAAAATACGCCGCGAAACTCGAAGCATTAAAAAATGACATCGATATGCCTCTTATTGCCATCCTAACCTTCAATACATTAGCACATACGGTAGGTGCAATTGGTGTGGGAGCTTCCGCTGAACAAGCATTTGGAAATGGTAGTCATATTGTTGCTTTGGTATCTTCAATAACTACTATTTTAATTCTAGTTGTTTCTGAGATTATTCCAAAAACAATTGGAGCAACTTATTGGAAGCAATTGGCAGGCATAAGTACAACCTTCCTTCAAATTATAATATTTCCTTTAAAATGGACAGGGATTATTTGGTTGTTACGTCTTATTACTAGACTGGTTGGTGGTAAAAATGCCCATGGTTCCTTGTTTAGTAGAGAAGAATTTGGCACTATGACAGACATTGCTCATGAGGAGGGTGTTTTTGAAGAATCGGAATCCAAAATCATAAAAAATCTATTACGTTTCAATGAGGTAGAAGCTAAACACATTATGACTCCTCGAACAGTCATGAAAATTGCATCTGAAGAAGAAACTATAGGTAATTTCTTTGAACATAACCGCAATCTAACCTTTTCCAGAATACCAGTATATAAAGATGAAGAAGATAATATTACTGGTCTTGTACTTAAGGATGATGTATTAGAGGCTATGATTAATGGTCGTGGAAATGATCCTCTTTCAACCATAAAAAGGGCCATTTTGGTTACAAGAAGAAGCATCCCTATTCCTGAATTATTTGAAATGCTAATTTCCGAAAAAAATCATCTTGCATTAGTGGTTGATGAATATGGGTCAATTAATGGAATTGTGACCATGGAGGATATTATAGAAACCTTATTAGGAATTGAAATTCTGGATGAAAAAGACAGTGTGGCGGACCTACAAGTTTTAGCAAGAAACAATTGGGAAAAAAGAGCTACTCGTATGGGTATCTTGCGAGACGATAATGAATAA
- the hemB gene encoding porphobilinogen synthase has product MFPLRRNRRLRTNESIRSLVRETIITPNDFLVPLFIVEGKGIKEEIPSMPNYYRYSLDLLEKEAKELWSLGLKSVLLFVKVPDNLKDNKGTEALNPNGLMQRAIKTVKNAVPDMLVMTDVALDPFSIYGHDGIIENGMIVNDLTTAILSEMSISHAQAGADIVAPSDMMDGRILEIREALEEEGLVNTGIMAYSAKYASAFYGPFRDALDSAPVDALHIPKDKKTYQMDYANRIEALRETEMDIDEGADIVMVKPGIAYLDIVREIKNAVDVPVAVYQVSGEYAMIKAASEKGWLDHDAVMLEQITAIKRAGADIIASYFAKDVIKLLYK; this is encoded by the coding sequence ATGTTCCCACTTAGAAGAAATAGACGTTTACGAACCAATGAAAGTATACGTTCTTTAGTTCGAGAAACAATTATAACACCCAACGACTTCCTAGTTCCCCTATTCATTGTAGAAGGCAAAGGCATAAAAGAAGAAATCCCTTCCATGCCTAATTACTACAGATACAGTTTAGATTTACTTGAAAAGGAAGCGAAAGAATTATGGAGCCTAGGATTAAAGTCAGTGTTACTTTTTGTTAAAGTACCTGACAATTTAAAAGATAACAAAGGAACGGAAGCCTTAAATCCAAATGGATTAATGCAGCGTGCTATAAAAACAGTTAAAAATGCCGTGCCCGACATGCTCGTAATGACCGACGTGGCATTGGATCCTTTTTCAATTTATGGTCACGACGGTATTATTGAAAATGGAATGATTGTTAATGATCTTACTACTGCAATATTATCGGAAATGAGCATTTCTCATGCGCAAGCTGGAGCTGATATTGTAGCACCAAGTGACATGATGGACGGACGTATATTAGAAATCCGTGAAGCTTTAGAAGAAGAAGGTTTAGTAAATACAGGTATCATGGCTTACAGTGCAAAATATGCATCTGCATTTTATGGACCATTTAGAGATGCTCTAGATTCTGCACCAGTAGACGCCTTACATATTCCAAAGGACAAGAAAACGTATCAAATGGATTATGCTAATCGAATAGAAGCGCTTCGAGAAACCGAAATGGATATCGATGAGGGCGCAGATATTGTTATGGTAAAACCAGGCATAGCCTATTTGGATATTGTACGTGAGATAAAAAATGCAGTTGATGTACCTGTAGCAGTCTATCAAGTTTCAGGTGAATATGCAATGATAAAAGCTGCCTCGGAAAAAGGCTGGCTAGATCACGACGCAGTAATGCTAGAGCAAATAACTGCCATTAAACGTGCCGGAGCTGACATAATTGCAAGCTATTTTGCAAAAGATGTAATAAAACTTCTATATAAATAA
- the hemF gene encoding oxygen-dependent coproporphyrinogen oxidase: protein MKEIFNTYIKQLQDTITSKLEAIDGKATFHQDIWERPEGGGGRTRVIENGNVFEKGGVNISAVHGKLPHSMQQLFNVGQVDFFACGLSLVIHPKNPMVPTVHANWRYFEMYDLKGNIINQWFGGGQDLTPYYLYEEDAKHFHNICKTACDKHDLEFYPLYKKKCDEYFWNSHRNEARGVGGLFFDYLKETQTMKMDDWYKFVVEVGNSFLDAYVPIVERRKDLPYTKDQRTWQEIRRGRYVEFNLVHDKGTLFGLKTNGRIESILMSLPPHVQWVYNYHPEAGSKEDVLIKTLANPREWI from the coding sequence ATGAAAGAAATTTTCAATACCTACATAAAGCAGTTACAAGACACTATAACTTCAAAATTAGAAGCTATAGATGGTAAAGCTACTTTTCACCAAGACATTTGGGAACGTCCAGAAGGTGGGGGTGGTAGAACTCGGGTGATAGAAAACGGAAACGTATTTGAAAAAGGAGGTGTTAACATTTCAGCAGTACATGGGAAATTGCCACATTCTATGCAACAATTGTTTAATGTAGGTCAAGTAGATTTTTTTGCTTGTGGTTTAAGCCTGGTTATTCACCCAAAAAATCCAATGGTCCCCACTGTACATGCCAATTGGCGATATTTTGAAATGTATGACCTTAAAGGAAACATTATCAACCAATGGTTTGGTGGCGGACAAGATTTAACCCCTTATTACCTTTATGAAGAGGATGCCAAGCATTTCCATAACATATGTAAAACTGCATGTGACAAACACGATTTAGAATTTTATCCATTATATAAGAAAAAATGCGATGAATACTTTTGGAATTCACATCGCAATGAAGCCAGAGGTGTTGGTGGTTTATTCTTTGATTATTTAAAAGAAACTCAAACTATGAAAATGGATGACTGGTACAAATTTGTTGTTGAAGTTGGGAATAGTTTTCTCGATGCCTATGTACCTATCGTAGAACGAAGAAAAGACCTTCCATATACTAAGGATCAAAGAACATGGCAAGAAATAAGACGAGGCCGATACGTTGAGTTTAATTTAGTACATGACAAAGGCACCTTATTTGGACTAAAAACTAATGGGAGAATTGAGTCCATTTTAATGAGTCTTCCTCCTCATGTACAATGGGTTTACAATTATCACCCAGAAGCAGGAAGTAAGGAAGATGTTCTAATCAAAACACTTGCTAATCCTAGGGAGTGGATATAA
- a CDS encoding DUF6973 domain-containing protein, protein MQWKELASVLNSLRFSQMKSLSQLFLVKPLWIFPTAKATATCMQMCERLFPKIHHGHGKENAFRHIMWNALLVREFYYHSSNLEKSSNFADKVTAWHENFSPNPPLEHAMDVHNNALGRIWATEWLNNKIALENDSLETLILVELSKAKQLIKPDDIKNHTGLPVFISN, encoded by the coding sequence ATGCAATGGAAAGAGTTGGCTTCAGTACTTAATTCACTTCGTTTTTCACAAATGAAGAGCTTAAGCCAGCTCTTTCTAGTCAAACCGTTATGGATATTCCCTACGGCTAAAGCAACGGCAACATGTATGCAAATGTGCGAACGTCTGTTTCCTAAAATCCACCACGGCCATGGTAAGGAAAATGCTTTTAGACATATTATGTGGAATGCGTTGTTAGTTAGGGAATTCTACTATCATAGTAGTAACCTTGAGAAAAGCTCTAATTTTGCTGATAAAGTGACCGCTTGGCATGAGAATTTTTCACCAAATCCTCCTTTAGAGCACGCAATGGATGTTCATAATAACGCATTAGGTAGAATTTGGGCTACAGAATGGCTAAACAATAAAATAGCATTAGAAAACGATTCCTTAGAAACTCTAATTCTTGTAGAATTATCTAAAGCTAAGCAACTCATAAAGCCAGATGACATTAAGAACCACACGGGTTTACCTGTTTTTATTTCTAATTAA
- the hemE gene encoding uroporphyrinogen decarboxylase, with translation MIKNDLFLRALNNESVERPPVWMMRQAGRYLPEFRAIRDKYDFFTRCKTPELAAEITVQPIRIVKPDAAILFSDILVVPQAMGIDVELKENIGPLLPNPIRSAADVNNVRIPDIHESLGYVMDAIKLTKEMLNNEVPLIGFAGSPWTIFCYAVEGKGSKSFDTAKGFCFSQPEAAHALLQKITDTTIAYLIEKVKAGVNAIQVFDSWGGMLSPADYQEFSWKYINQIVEALAPYTKVIVFGKGCWFALGEMAKSKASAIGVDWTCSPQNARYLTGGNITLQGNFDPSRLLSPIPTIKKLVHEMIDAFGKDNYIVNLGHGILPNIPVDHAKAFVDAVKEY, from the coding sequence ATGATAAAAAACGATTTATTCTTACGAGCCCTTAACAACGAAAGTGTTGAACGACCTCCAGTATGGATGATGCGTCAGGCAGGAAGATACCTTCCAGAATTTAGAGCAATACGAGATAAGTACGATTTTTTTACTCGCTGTAAAACACCCGAATTAGCGGCCGAAATCACTGTACAACCTATTCGAATTGTTAAACCTGACGCCGCAATCTTGTTCTCAGATATTTTGGTTGTTCCACAAGCTATGGGGATAGATGTTGAGTTAAAAGAAAATATTGGTCCACTATTACCAAACCCCATACGTTCCGCTGCTGATGTCAATAATGTTCGAATTCCAGACATTCATGAATCACTAGGATACGTAATGGATGCTATCAAACTAACCAAAGAAATGTTAAATAACGAGGTCCCTTTAATAGGTTTTGCAGGTTCACCTTGGACAATTTTCTGCTATGCGGTTGAAGGTAAGGGGTCTAAAAGTTTCGATACAGCTAAGGGGTTTTGCTTTTCACAACCTGAAGCTGCTCATGCTTTATTACAAAAAATAACTGATACTACCATCGCATATCTTATAGAGAAGGTTAAGGCCGGAGTTAACGCTATTCAAGTCTTTGATTCTTGGGGAGGAATGTTATCGCCAGCGGACTATCAGGAATTTTCATGGAAGTATATCAATCAAATTGTAGAAGCACTTGCACCATACACCAAAGTGATTGTTTTTGGAAAGGGATGTTGGTTTGCCTTAGGAGAAATGGCCAAAAGTAAAGCTTCTGCAATAGGGGTAGATTGGACATGTTCGCCGCAAAATGCCCGTTATTTAACTGGAGGTAATATTACACTTCAGGGTAATTTCGATCCAAGTAGATTATTATCCCCAATCCCAACCATTAAAAAATTAGTCCATGAAATGATTGATGCCTTTGGTAAAGACAATTACATTGTTAATTTAGGGCATGGTATTCTACCAAACATCCCTGTAGATCATGCCAAAGCTTTTGTTGATGCTGTAAAAGAATACTAA
- a CDS encoding uroporphyrinogen-III synthase: MKNVRVLSTRKLAFNQKGYLLNAGIQLLEVDFITIRHKTISSDQKQLNRSLLITSQNAVKSILEQFPKSELSNKEVFCVGQKTKALLEENHINVVAWAEYAETLSELIVQNYSDREFTFFCGNLRRNTLPNALQLASIKYAEIEVYETILQPQRISTPLDGILFYSPSGVESYFNSNDYNNETLFCIGTTTANALIKRGFNKIKTAKHPTIENVIIQCIKYYK; the protein is encoded by the coding sequence ATGAAAAATGTTCGCGTTTTATCGACTAGAAAATTAGCTTTCAATCAAAAAGGCTACCTGCTTAATGCAGGTATACAACTATTGGAAGTAGATTTTATAACTATTCGGCATAAAACGATTTCCTCGGATCAAAAACAATTAAACCGATCTTTATTAATCACTAGTCAAAATGCTGTAAAAAGTATATTAGAACAATTTCCTAAATCTGAACTTTCAAACAAAGAAGTCTTCTGTGTTGGTCAAAAAACAAAAGCACTTTTAGAAGAGAACCATATAAATGTAGTTGCGTGGGCAGAATATGCTGAAACACTTTCCGAACTCATAGTTCAAAACTATTCGGATAGGGAATTTACATTTTTCTGTGGAAATCTAAGAAGAAATACGTTGCCAAACGCATTACAATTAGCTTCTATTAAATATGCAGAAATAGAAGTATATGAAACAATACTTCAACCACAACGTATTTCAACACCTTTGGATGGTATTTTATTTTATAGTCCTTCCGGAGTTGAAAGTTACTTCAACTCTAACGATTACAATAATGAAACCCTTTTTTGTATTGGGACTACAACAGCCAATGCCTTAATCAAGCGTGGTTTCAATAAAATTAAAACGGCAAAACATCCAACTATTGAAAATGTAATCATTCAGTGTATTAAATATTATAAATAA
- the hemC gene encoding hydroxymethylbilane synthase — MKKTIRIGTRDSELALWQAHTVKSQLELLGYDTELIPVKSTGDLILNKPLYELGITGIFTKTLDIAMLNGDIDIAVHSMKDVPTALPKGIVQAAVLKRAAVSDILVHKGDINFLNENKDITTIATGSLRRKAQWLHKYPNHQIVDLRGNVNTRLQKLSESSWAGAIFAQAGLQRINLTPDNHLILDWMIPAPAQGAMLVVAMENDSFTRNALIALNDEKTAVCTNIERDFLRTLEGGCTAPIGAIAEIKDDMLFFEGALFSLDGTQKLTLKKSIHINQAKGYGVSCAHEILNNGGKALMEAIKKELS, encoded by the coding sequence ATGAAAAAGACTATCCGTATTGGAACTAGAGATAGTGAGCTTGCTTTATGGCAAGCTCACACTGTTAAAAGCCAGCTTGAATTACTAGGCTATGACACCGAATTAATACCAGTAAAATCAACGGGAGACTTAATACTAAATAAACCGCTCTACGAATTAGGAATTACTGGGATATTCACAAAAACATTAGACATTGCCATGTTAAACGGCGATATTGACATTGCCGTTCATAGCATGAAAGATGTACCTACTGCCCTTCCAAAAGGCATTGTGCAGGCCGCCGTATTGAAAAGAGCAGCAGTATCAGATATATTAGTACATAAGGGTGATATCAACTTCTTAAATGAAAATAAAGACATAACCACAATTGCAACAGGAAGCCTAAGACGTAAAGCACAATGGCTACACAAATATCCCAATCACCAAATCGTCGATTTACGTGGTAATGTTAATACACGTTTGCAAAAACTTTCAGAAAGCTCTTGGGCCGGTGCCATTTTTGCCCAGGCCGGTTTGCAACGTATTAACTTAACCCCAGACAATCATCTTATACTCGACTGGATGATTCCTGCCCCAGCCCAAGGAGCAATGCTTGTGGTGGCGATGGAAAATGATTCTTTCACAAGAAATGCACTAATTGCTCTCAACGATGAAAAAACAGCTGTTTGCACAAATATTGAGAGGGACTTTCTAAGAACCTTAGAAGGAGGGTGTACTGCACCAATCGGCGCAATTGCTGAAATAAAAGATGATATGCTTTTCTTTGAAGGGGCATTATTTTCACTAGACGGCACTCAAAAACTTACTCTAAAAAAATCAATACACATTAACCAAGCCAAAGGTTACGGAGTATCATGCGCTCATGAAATTCTAAATAATGGTGGTAAAGCCCTGATGGAAGCCATAAAAAAGGAATTGTCATGA